In Zingiber officinale cultivar Zhangliang chromosome 3A, Zo_v1.1, whole genome shotgun sequence, the DNA window AGAAAAAATCATGATTAGTCGATAGATAAAGTATATTAGTCAACTAATGATATTATTCAAGCAAacaaaaagttcaaaatttgaCTATGAGATTCGACTAATTAGACAGGAGTCGATTGATGATAATAGGTAGTCGACGGATGTTGAAATGGATGGAGCAATTAAGTTGATAAGTCATAGCAACGTTTGAATCTATAGTGGAGCAATCAATTGATGTGTAAAATTAATCGATTGATAAATAAAAACTAACCCAACATTAATCATATAAAAAGAGGATTTTGAGAAAGATCGATTCCTGAGAGTTTAAGAATGAATTATTGGTACATTTTTAGATCGACAAAATGTAGTCAAGATTAAATATTGTAATGTATTTTATTTATAGTGTTTATttctatttgtaatttttttatttatattacttGTGTATagaaataaattataaaagtCTTCTCTAGCTCCGAAGATCTTTTTCAAAGAGAAAGATAATGATAATAATGTTAGGACTAGACTTTAGATATAATCATTGTGGGAGGTAATAAATCAAGTAAAACGGATCTAATTTACCTTGTGTTATCAATTTATTCAAATTTTCATTGCGCAATCAACTCAATGAGATCTAAATTATTCATCTTCGCTCTCTAGCTCCACAAGTAGTTACAAAAAAAAACCTGTGTTTATATTCTATGTATGTAAAATTATCGAGTCAGATCACTTTGTGGCTCATAGAGGTGCGAAACGAGTGAGCCTAGTTTGGTCTGACATGATTGAAATTATTTTACCaataataatcaaataaaaatatctttaaaatagaaataaaatatttctttaatATAAAACGTAAGGACAATGAGTTATTTTTCCCAAAACATATGGATAGTGAACCGAGTATAATATTTCTCTCGAATTTTTTAATAAGCTTCTAAACACCACGCGTGAGGAATGCGCCAGCGCCGTGTGTTTGTTTCTAGCGATTTCTAGTTCTCGCTGGGCGCCTCGCTGCAACATGGCTCCACCACTAAAAACATCAACTGTTTGTTATGTTCACGCGTAATACCCATTTTTTATCTCCATTGGCTGGCCCATGAAAGTCCGCAACTCGGCAACCAGATAATCGAAAGCCCATTTGGGTACACTGTGAATCAGTACCCGAAGAAAAGTTTCCGATAAAAAAATTCCCGTGCATCCACGTGTCTGGTATCAAGTGGCCATACTTGCGTTCCTGAAATGATCTTATCAGTCAAGCATCCCACCGCCACGCTAGTGTTCTTCAAGGGGTAAAGCAAAATTCAAGGGGTAAAGCAAATCGCGAGCGATCGGAGGTTCAGTTCATGGCCGGCAACGGCATTTGGAGCCCGTTCGCCCTTAAGTGTGCTCCGGCAGCGGTCGCTATTCCGGCGTCGACGCGCCTCTCTTCTGTCGCCCCCACCTTCGCCCTGCATTGGAAATCCCCCATTTCAAGGAGCAGATTGAACCAGAAAACTTCCCCATCTCCATTCCGAACCCACGCGGTGGTCGACGATGACGAGTGGGGAAAGGAGGCAGGGGCGACCGTGGAGGAACCCCCGGCGGAGGTCCCGGTTGTGCTGAGCGAGGTGGGCAAGCTGAAGCAGAAGCTTAAGGATCTGCTCTACGGCACGGATCGGGGTCTGAAGGCGTCGAGCGAGACGAGGGCGGAGATCGTGGAGCTCATAACGCAGTTGGAGGCCCAAAACCCTACCCCAGCTCCCACCGACGCCCTCGCCCTTCTCAACGGCAAATGGATCCTCGCGTGAGATTCCGTGAAACCGATCtgatccttctttttggctcgtggTCTTCGATCGATCGATTTTGTTCTCATCGATCAACTTGGCACAGGTTTACTACGTTCTCGGAATTGTTCCCGTTGCTGGGGTCGGGGCAGCTGCCGGAGCTGGTGAAGGTAGAGGAGATATCACAGACCATTGATTCGGAGACCTTTACGGTGCAGAATTCGGTGAAGATTTCGGGTCCACTGGTGACTACCTCCGTCATCACCACGGCCAAGTTCGAAGTTCGAAGCCCCAAGAGAGTTCAGGTTTCATGCCTCAACATTTCCCCCCTAATTCTGCACAATTCTGTATAACTAAATTATTTCATCGTCAATCATCCATTTTATGCTATTATTGTCTCCAGATTAAGTTTGAGGAAGGTCTTATCGGAACCCCGCAGCTGACAGATGACATCGTATTACCGGACAAGGTAGAGTTCTTGGGGCAGAGCATCGACCTCTCTCCGTTCAACGGCGTCATCAGTTCTATTCAGAGTGCAGCATCCTCCGTGGCCCGATCGATCTCCGGACAACCTCCTCTGAAAATTCCGATAAGCAACACAAATGCCCAGTCTTGGTTGCTAACTACCTACCTTGACGAGGAGCTTAGAATCTCCAGAGGCGACGCCGGCAGTATCTTCGTGCTCACAAAGGAAACCAGCTCACCGGCGGCGGAATGATTTGAGATCCTTGTGCTCGTACATCGATGGTAGGTAACTGTGTTTAATGGTGCACAAATGACTGTTGGAACTTCATAATGTGTAAACAATGTACTCTTCTTTTCGTTATACAAATCACAGAACATTCTTAGTGCAAATCAAACTATTTGTTCTATTAACTAACGATGATAATAGATTATAGTAATAACATTCAAGGCCCTGGGTTGCCTTGTTGAAGGCTAACCAGATTATAGTACGCTCGTCCCTTTGCGAGCAGCGAAGCATGCGTCCCTTTCTCCACCACCACCCCCTGGTCGAGCACCGCGATGAGGTCACAATTCCTGATGGTGCTCAACCTGTGCGCCACCACCACGCTCGTCCTTCCCACCATCATCCTCTCCAGCGCCTCCTGCACCAACTTCTCCGACTGCCCGTCCAACGCGCTCGTCGCCTCGTCCAGCAGCAGGATCGCCGGGTTCTTCAGGATCGCCCTCGCGATGGCGACCCTCTGTTTCTGACCGCCGGAAAGCTGCGTCCCGCGGTCACCGCAGTAAGTCTCGTACCCGTCCTTGAGGCCGCTGATGAAGTCATGCGCGTTCGCGGCGCGCGCGGCCTCTTCGATCTCCGCCTGGGTGGCGGCGTCTGCGCCGTACGCGATGTTCTCGCGGATGGTGCCGGAGAACAGTGTCGGCTCCTGACCCACCAAACCAATGTGGCGCCTAAGGGACCGGAGGTTGTAGGACTTGATATCCTTCCCGTCGATCTTCACTGTTCCTTTAAGGGGGTCGTAGAATCTTTCGAGCAGGCCGATGATGGTTGACTTCCCGGAGCCGCTCTGTCCGACCAACGCCGTCGACTTGCCCGCCTCGATGTAGAGCGAGAAACCCCTAAAAATGACCACGTCAGGTCGCGCCGGGTAAGCGAAATCAACCTTGCAGATGTCGATCTCCCCAGTAAGCTTAGCGATCCGGTGGGCATCCCGGTCGTCGGGCTCGATGAGGGTGTAGCGGTCCAGCACAGCAAAGACGGAGGCGACGGCGTCAGCGCCCTTGGCAAGGTCAGTCGTCATACTGCCGGCATCCGCGATGACCCGGCCGGTGCTCACCAGAATCATGAAGGTCTGGAAGAGGGCCTTCACGCCGAGGTGGCCTTGGTCGACGAGCTTGCCGCCGTACCAGAAATCGAGCGCCCAGATGCAAATCGAGAGGCCATTGGAGAGCGAGAGGCCGACACCAGCGAACCACGACTGGCGTATGCTTTCCCGGCGGGGTCCTTGCTGGGCCACGTTGAACATGCGGAGGATGCGCCCCTGCGATGAGAAAGCAGTGATCGTGCGGAGGTTGCCGACGGCCTCCGATGCGAGCTTGCTGCTCGCCGCCTGGGACTTGATGGCTTTCGCCGACAGCCGCTTGAGGAGGACGCGGCGGGCGTAGAAGCACATGATGATGATGGGTTGAACTGCGATCATGACGACGGCCAGCCTCCATGCGATCACCAGCCCCATGGTGCAGGCAATGACGACCGCCGAAGTCGTCTGGATCAGCAAAGCCATTCTATCACCCACCAACGACCGCACGACATTTGCGTCGTTGGCGAAGCGAGCGCAAACGGCGCCGGTGGCGTTCTCGTCTTCGTCGAACCAACCGACTTCGAAAGTCAAGATCTTCGAGAGCATGCTCATCCTCACCCGCTTGGTGAGGTACTCTCCCATGGCGCCGAAGTTGTAATGCTGCCCGACGTTGACGATGAACGACAACACCGTTagggagaggaagatgaaggcgTAGGTCCTCGTCCTCGACTTGATCTCGTCGTGATCACTCGAGAAGAAGACGGCGATCATATTTCCCATGCAGAACGCATACAACGGTTGGATCGCACCAAACACTATCGCGCTGATGCTCCCCAAAACCGCCTGCCTCCACTCCGGGGCATTCAGCCTCAACAGCCGCCGGAACGACGGCACCGGGAGCTTCGCGGCCTTCACCGACGACGACTCTCCGACGTGATCGTCATCGTCGTCGCCGACAACGCCGAGCGACTTCGAAGAGCTGGTCCTGCTGACAGCTGATACCCGGTGCCGGCTGATGCTGCCGCTGCTCACATGGGAAGACGTCACTGCAGCGCCCGCTACTTCATCACTTTTGCTCTCTCTTGCCGCATGCTGCAAGCGGATGAGTGAGGAATAGAGACCGTCTTGGTCGGCGATGAGGGCGTCGTGGGAGCCCATCTCCATGACCCGGCCATCTTGAACGACGGTGATGACGTCGGCATTTTGGATGGTGGGATGGGCGATGACGTCCGCCGACGGACGCCAAGTCGAGTGCTTCTTGCACTACTCGCTCCGACTCGGTGTCCAACGCACTAGTGGCCTCGTCGAGGAGAAGGATCTTGGGCGACTTCAGCACCGCCCTGGCGATGGCTATCCGCTGCTTCTGACCTCCCGACATCTGCACCCCTCTTTCTCCCACCTGAAATCAGAATCGTGGTTGACATTTTACAAATCTAACAAGAACGATTACAATTGCAACTTACACCTGAAATTCTCGATTTTTATACCTCTGTGTCATATCCCTGAGGAAGCTGAGAGATGAAGTTGTGAGCATTGGCGGCCTTGGCAGCCGCCACCACCTCCTCCATAGTCGCGTCTTCTTTTCCAAAAATGATGTTCTCCTTGATGGACGTTGCAAACAAAGCAGGCTCTTGGCTCACCAAACCCATCTGCGACCTCAGCCACTTCAGCTTCAAACTCCTGATGTCCACTCCGTCCAGAAAAATCTCTCCCCCGAGAGGGTCGTAGAACCTCTCCAGTAACGCGATCACCGTCGACTTTCCAGAACCGCTGCTGCCCACCAGCGCAACTGTTCGCCCGGCAGGCACCTGTAGATTGAAGCCCCTCAGTATCAAGCTCTCCGGCCGAGACGGGTACGCGAATTCCACTCCCTTGAATTCCACATTTCCAGATACGGAATCTAAGACGTCGCCCTCCTCGTTCTCCGTATCGATTTTCGGCACTCGCTGGATCACCTCCATGATGCGCTCCCCGGCGGAGCTCGCCTCGGAGAAGTATTTCACATTGGAAAGCCCTGACCCCAACGCCCTGTATTTTGGAAGCAGCAGTCATTTAATCGAACACGAGGAATGCAGCTTAGTGAACAGAGTAATTAAAATGAGTCGGATGCGATGATTACAGGCCGCCGATGATGATGCAGGCTCCGACGGCGAAGACTGTGCCTCCCTTTGCGCCATGGTACATGATTTGGCGGCCGCCGTACCAGATCATGAAGGACCATATGGCGAAGGTGACGGCGTTGCTGCCGATGGCCATGCCCTTGGCGAGGCCTTGCTTCAAGCCGAGCTTGACCGAGTGGTCGAGCGCGGAGGAGAAATTGGCGATGGTGCGTTCCTCTGCGACGAAGGAGTAGACGGTGCGGATGGAGGAGACGGACTGCTCCACCACCGTGCCGGCCTTGTTATACTCCTCCCGGATCTTGCGCGCGAGGCCCATGAGGTATCGCCCGTACATGAGACCCGGGATGATGAGGAGCACCACCGCCGGGAACGCCACCAGGGCCAGCCTCCACATCAATACGAACGCCGTCACGTAACTCCCGACGAATGTCGACGCGTTCATTACGAAATTAGGCACCTGCAATTGATCGAGTAATAAATTAGAAAGTCAACGCACGTTGGCTAAATTTGAAGAAATATCACTACTACGTACCTTCTCGCTGAGAACATCTTGTACCACAAGGCTGTCGCTGGAGACGCCGGTGATGACCTCGGTGCCGGAGCCGGCGTTGAGGTCGAAGTACTCGATATCCTGTCGCATTACGGCTCTCAGGTACTTCTCTCGCATCCTCGCCGCTTGCCGCTCGCCGGTCCTCGTCCAACAATACCCCTCTGCAACAAATTCCAGATCAAATTCCTAATCCAAAATTCGATTGAAATCCCAGTGCGAAGAAAACAATTACCAAGGAAAGAAGCCACGAAGCTTCCGCACGCCAAGTAGATCAACTTAAGCGCGCCCTGCATGCACCGAATTAATACAGTCAGCAACGACTTTACGATCTGAAGGCAAGAGAATTACGTACGGTAATTACGGATGCTCACCTCGTTGATGGTGCCGGCGAAATCGGAGACGGACGCAGGGCCATTGCCGAAGTTGTTGAAGATGGTGCTCGTCAGGTAAAGCATCAGCGGCAGCGTCACGCCGTCGCCGACGGCGCCGACAAAGCCGAGGGTCATCAACGCTACGTCGATCGCGTCGGCGTGCATGAAGATGGTCgagaaggaggaaaagaaggACGGGGGAGCCGCCGCCGTAGAgctccctctctctctccccaTATCCGATGATCCCCACGTACTCGATCTACTGATCTACACACATGGAGATGAGATATGTATGCATATATATATCTGTTAAGAGGAGTGGAGGACTTTGGGAATAATGATTATCTCTCCGAATCTTAAAGACACGTATAAGAACTGAACGGACGTTAAAGCATACAACACGGGGAGAAATCACCCGACGATCGGTGCAAGTTTCTGGACAGGATCGATTTCGTTGTCAGACCACCTGGATGTCGTCATTCATGACGATTGAGTGAGAGAGCGAGAGTTATGATGAGAGAGGAAATGATTCTACAGCTAATCTCTAGTTACGGTCATGCATGACGTCGATCGAGAAGTTTGGTTTATTTCGACGTATGATCTAACACTGGCTCCGCAGCAGCAAGATCGGGCACGCTAATTGTATGTCAATTTTAACCGTTAAAAATTcattaaagaaaaaggaatgaAATTTATAATTGATTCGCCGACAATCTGATATGCGTTTTGCATCTTTCTAGAAGCCTGTTAAAGATAGTATAATTTTACTGTTTCGCTGCGTTAAGAAAGTTATTATTTGCAGATTTAACAGATTGACAGtaaacaatataggtatatttgGTATGGCATTACGTTAGTTGccgtaataaaaaaaaaatctcaatgtTTTACATTTTTAATCGGAAATTCTGatcattttgaaaatttcaatttgctCTCCTAAGTTAGGAATCTCATTTTTTAAGGTATTAGATAGATGgtcagaataaaaaaaaaatctgaaactgATTAAATCGATTAATCCGAATAACTCGACTGGTCTGATTTAATCaaactttttattatttttttataattcttaATTTTTATCTTAATATTTCATTATTCTTATACATTTTTATATAAAGTTATTAGTCAAGGTTGATTAAGTTCGTTAAGATTGGATTGACTCgagtttaagttttgatttttgataatATGTGAGAGAAAAGTCAGGTAGTCAATGAAGGACTGAATACTTGTCTAAAAAATTTTAACTCAATCTGAATCTGAATAAGCCGACTAATTCGAATAACTCGAATGGTCTgattttaatcaaattttttttttattatttttataattcttAATTTTTATCTTAATACTTCATTATTCTTATATAAAGttattggtcaaggttgatcaagttaagattgaattgactcaaacttaagtttcaatgtttgacaatatgtgagagaaAAGTCAAATAGTAAATGGAGGACTGAATACTTATTTAGAAAGTCTTAACTGAAAGTTAGATAacgggaagtcctagttggactAGGCAGTGGAAGACCTAGTTGAAAATTAGACAGTGAAAATCATAACGAACCAAGGTAGTTAAAGATCTAGCTGGAAATTAGATAATGAAAATCCTAATGAGACTAAGTAGTAGAAGATCTAGTTAAAAATTAGACGATGAAAATCTTAATAGGTTTTCTTAGGTTTTTTTTTCACCTtgcaattttttattttacttttgaagcacatttcaaattcaatttaggAAACGTGGAGCGAAAGAATAGACTGTCTTTTGTCAATTAATAATTGGTTACGTGGAGCCAAAGAATAGACTGTCTTTTGTCAATTTCAGAAACGTTGACCCAAAGAATAGATTTTCTTTTGTTAATTTTAGAAACGTGGAGAGAAAGAATAAGCCAGTCGTGCGTCTACCGGGTTGTGCTTGTTCTTATCACTTCGCACACGTTGTGATGAGACCTATACCTAAACAAACTACTCATCACTTTCACATGCCCTAATTGTCATTCAAAAgtcaaaactattttttatttatttatgaagAAAACATGGACTCGTTTTCCTAAAATGTTTTTGTCATCGTTGATTaaacttctttatttttttttaaaaaatgtaatcATTTTTTATTATCAAAATGAATAAAGACATTATTCAATTTACTATTTTGActtattttatcatttaattaataaaaggtCGTCAAGGTGGTTATTAAGGTGTTTTAGGTAATCTGTTATAGCGTTTATTTGTTTCCACTTTTTTTcttgtcttttttcttttctttccctttcttatggatttctttttcctcttaaattcttttccatcatcttcttcctttttcattttaaattctttacctttattttatttttattttttggtaaAGTTCGGATTGACTAATGTTTGAATTTAAATATGTAATTAAAATTAATgtaaaaaaaatgtctaagtgAGTCAAAAGTTAAATGGACACTTGATGACCGAAAGTCTAATGAAAAAATTGACAAGAGGAAAATCCAAATGACTCAAAAGTAAATTGGGCACTTAGTAACTGAAGTCTAATTGGAAGATCAGTAAGAGGAAAATCCAATCAGGTTAAAAGTTGATTGGATACTTAGTGATTGAAAGTCCAACAAAAAGGTTGGTAAGatgaaatccaagtaggtcaaggaagacCGAACACTTTGTGAAGAAGTCACTTGGTTAGGACAAGTAGAAAGCTAGGGGGTTAATAGTTTCGATTACTTCTTTGAACTTGATTGGCAACGAAAAACTCGATGCAATGTTAACATCTTCATTTTACTTTATCTCCACAtccttaaggtgactaatccaagggtccgaCTCTTATGACTTCATCCAatataaaatctctctttcttggAAATTTTCTAGAGGCGAAGAAGCCTAGTATAAGTTGTTCTCataagaacaaaatacaagcaacaCCATGTTAGGATCAATGAaatttatatatctccacaatggtatgatatctTTCACTTTAAGCCCAAGCcctcatagttttatttttgagttttacTCTAACGACttcatatcaatcaaaatatctttcccttataagtatatgatctttttcatatgtttttaatgtgggactgtATTTGTAACTTTATAATTCTAATAATCCTCCCTTCAACAAAGGACTATGTAGGAAAGAATGTAAtggaaaataaaaagagaaaagcaATCACTAACACAAGttagttttacttagttcagaacctttaacgactcctacttcaaggttcACACTTAGTAAGTGCTTTTGGTAGACAATTCACTATGAGTTCTGATCCTGTTTGAAAGCGGAGAAGATGATAGGCTGGGAATGTGACTCTATGGTTGACTAGAAGTAGACTCCTCATTGTCCTACAAAACCAAGAGCGTTAATGCCTGGCTGGGAAGAGGTTTCCGACGTTGatcctccgatactcaagtcagtcCTTCACTCTGTGGAGAAAAATAGTAGGAAACTATAGCTAGAGCGTGTAGAAAATAAAGTTGCACATATCTCAACCTGTGGATGTGAACCCCTTTTGTGCACTCATTTCGAAGTATACACACATTTTTCCAAGCATCTTAGGAAAAAacaagtcaaaaagtgtctctgacactttTCCTTAAGTGTGATAGGAACTTTGCgtt includes these proteins:
- the LOC122051197 gene encoding probable plastid-lipid-associated protein 2, chloroplastic — encoded protein: MAGNGIWSPFALKCAPAAVAIPASTRLSSVAPTFALHWKSPISRSRLNQKTSPSPFRTHAVVDDDEWGKEAGATVEEPPAEVPVVLSEVGKLKQKLKDLLYGTDRGLKASSETRAEIVELITQLEAQNPTPAPTDALALLNGKWILAFTTFSELFPLLGSGQLPELVKVEEISQTIDSETFTVQNSVKISGPLVTTSVITTAKFEVRSPKRVQIKFEEGLIGTPQLTDDIVLPDKVEFLGQSIDLSPFNGVISSIQSAASSVARSISGQPPLKIPISNTNAQSWLLTTYLDEELRISRGDAGSIFVLTKETSSPAAE